The genomic interval ATTTGAACACATATGAAGAAAAACCTAATTTGTTGACTATAACAAGTGGGAATATGGAACACagttgaataaaaacaaacaaataaaaataaatataggcttTGCTGTAGGAttggaaatgtattttctataaatatatataaaaaattctactttgttattttaatataaaatatatatatagtttaattgaactttactgtttactgcaagAGAAAACGCTGCAATGCCGTTTAAAGGTTTAAAGATGCAGTTGTCATGATACTAGAGCGAGACAGAAACTTGTAAATTGCTTCTGCACTTTCAGATTATGCAAATCAGACAATTTAAAATCAACAGTATATCCAAAGGGAGCAGAAAGTTTGATTGGGTACTGCAATGCATTCGGTTAATTCAATATACAGACGTCATGCATTAACAGATTGTCTTGAAACCCTAAAGACTTAATGTATTCTTTCAGTCTGTCTAGGCaatgaaagagagtgagagaaagtgtGATTGAGTCCATATTCCCTCACCATAAACACCACAGAGCTGTGAAGTCTGTCAAAACTAATTGTCAGGCTGCCAAACTCACTATACATCAGCACTGCATCTGGAAATCCAGCAAATCAATGTACTCAGAGCCAGATGATGCTGATTGAGGATGATGGTGATGTGAGTGCTGAAGTGGCTGCACTGTTCTCGAAAGATTGATCTGTGACAATGCCAACTCAATATTTCGCTTCAAAGAGCTCTCAGAGCGTATTCTCCCCATTTTGACTGATTAAACTGTTCTGTCTTGTGTAGTTAGAGCTGCAGTCGAGATAATCGCTGACTCCCCACCCCCCTCTGTAaagtatttgatattttttttcttttagaactTTATATTGATACTCACAGGTGCAGTTATATAAAGAAGGACAGGTAttgatatttgttaatattaatgaTTGCTTCAGTTGTCCTCATAAGtaagataaaagcgtctgctaaatgtacagtaaatgtaatgttacaaaaacatctatttcaaataactgcattcatttttaattttctgttcatCATAGAATCTAGAAattgtttctacaaaaatattaagcagataaTCAGTTTTCAAcacttatgaaaaataaaaatggtttcttGAGTACCAgcatgatttccgaaggatcacgtgacacggAAGACTGGAGTTAGTCGTCTTCAGCATCACAGGAGttaaatttttacaaatatataaagaatttttctttttttttacatttctgtaatattttcaatattgtaTTTCCGATTAAATAAACACTTCCTTTGTTACTATAAGATAAAATCTTCAAATCCAAACTTTATGTGAAGATAATTTAAAGATGAGACAATATTATCATGAAAACAAAGCACTGAGGGACCATTAAAATCTTGCAAGTAAGAGCAAAGTTACTGAGCTgttaattaaagtttttaaattcctCAGGGCATGCTGTGTGTTCTCATCATTTCTCGCTTTTTAAAAATCTGATGAAAATGATCAAATTGATATCCAGCAGAGTTTTGATTAGGTAAAAACTATTTTGAGATAATCACTGATCCGTTGAGGATGATGTATGgaattgttgatttttttaaatgcattgagttCATCTACAATGTCTGCAGGACCTCTCAGTGTCTCAACCATACAAATATGtctatttcaaaaataattagtaaatgctaaatttacaaataaataaaagagattaaaaaaaacacttcgtTTAAGTGATGTTGATCTTGAATGgcttttatttgttaataatcaCTGTGAAACACAGACTGTCATATATACTTCCCTGGGTCTGTTGATGGGGAGGCTAACCTGGAATATTTATTCAGCACTCTCACATTAGCAGTCTGCAAATGTGAGTCATCATGGCGTTTCAAAAGTGTACAGAagaagcactgaagcagccacaGGAGGCATTCCCGCCATCTCTATCAGCTTTTCCCTGTTAAGATGGGGTCACGTCAGCCTGCTTTTTTCTCCTCAGGGTGTAAACTTTATCTAGATGTGTCTGCCATCGTGATCACATCTTCTGCAGTGGAGTCTCAAGGGTGTAAGATGTTGAACATTGTTGGTGTACGTCACCAAAGCAGTAAGCCACAATATTATTCTCTGTAAACTAGATCACACAATATTCTTCTGGCTGTGTAATGGAGTAGagataaagattttatttttctgaaattttcACTTGTTTACCAGGTGTCCATTTGCATTGCAAGAGCATTTGATTATTGCACATAGTTTTGATTAGCTACATCTACATTTTAAAGGTTAAttgagaatattattattatgattgtttCAGAAGAATCACACTATaattttccatttgcatttttataaGTTGTTGAAGTCatgtaaaagttaatttaaacagcacataaaaaagtatatttcatcATTCATTACAATGATATAGCTGCACTAATGATGAAATATGAGTCTAAACAGCTTTGACCTTCAACATTGTCACTGGATCTGATAAACCCCCTCCTCCCACTTTCAATTGAGACACCTTCCCACCTGTTCATCCATCCGTTCATTGAGTCTTTAGAGACCCTGGGCTTCCTCTGCAGCATTATGATGGATATGTGAGTTTTGTCCATGGCACTTTTGATTAAACCAAAGCAAAtactgcaatgcattttatgactAATAGTAATACTAACAAACGTAACTGCAACGGGATATGAAATGCCTTGTAAGACATTAAAATATGGCATCATGGGAGAGTGGCTTTTCTCTTGAATGTAGACTGTAGATTAGTTGAGATGTGTGGATCTAGTCCtcgtaatttgtttttttattttttattttcttttctatttcaatatatatttcaaaatgtaatttattcctgtgatgaaagaatcatttttagcatcattactccagtcttcagtgtcaaatgatccttcaaatCCTTCAGCCtaattattattggtgctcagttattagtaattcttcttattattatcaaatatcaATGTTTTGCCGATTTTTCAGCAAATGGAGAGTAGTTTAATGAACAcctttgaaatgaaatattttgtaatgtttctaCTGTCACTTTGATAACCACTTTGCACCCTTgctaaatattaacttttttatccCCCAACAACCTTATGAATTGTaaagtatcatggttttcacaaaaatatttagcagcaaaaaatgttttcaacattctCAGAAAGTCAGAATGGAGAAAATCACCCAGATGAAGAACAGTAATTGGGAGTGGTTTCCTTGGCATGCCTTGAAAATAGTTCAttcttttattcataaaaaattatttggctGTGTTTCGCGATTATCTTGATAAACATCATGCTCTCCCTTATTTTCTTTCCTTTCAGCAATCTGTTTTCCTTCCTGCCTGTTAACACAACGATTTACCACACTGTTACTCACCAGGTCTACCTTTCCTCAAACCCatattttcctctctctctctttcctgccTCGCTGGTTGTTTGTCTAGTAAGGCGCCCTCAGCTTTGGTGTTTAAGCATGTTAAGAGGGTGAGCATCTAATCACAGCCATTAAAAAAgcctaaaaacaaacacacacagcctcaAGACATCGCTGCCAACACATTTGTACAAGACGCATATACACTTGACCAAAATAAGCCTCAGAGACATTCAGTCCCCACAGTCACCTGACTCACCAGTGATAACATTTAAGGACAGGAAGCAGTGAGGACCACCCAATGACCACCAGAGCCCTCAGGCTGGGTTGCTTGGTTTTCTCATGCAACGCATTCCCCGGCATCTAGGACTCTAAATCTTATAAAATACAATCATATGTCAGGATTATTATCCTCTTTTAATCACTTAACTTAATTTACAGTTCTGGGTAAATGGTGGATTTATTTCTCAATATCACCACttaaaatttatgtaaaaaatctCAATGATAATTCTAGGTAAAGCTGTTGGCACAAATTCAACGTAAGGTTTAGCTAGAGGTAGGTAGTAACTGGTTACATGTAGGCTAaactggattacgtaatcagattacaaaAATCAAGTAGCCTACttgtaattattacattttataaagctcataatcagattacaaaTACTAGACCCCCTTTGATATTAAATGTTTATCTAAAAAATACCTCCATGAAGTGAATACTGAACACGTGTACAGTCGATGTCGCTTAATGGTCACATTGACAAGTaggtaaacaaatgaaatatttctaattttagtGTTAAACATTTGTATGATTTATTAATTaggcttttagttttttttatcaactcACCACTGCAGTTCTCACATTAAGCCCCATATAGTAAACCATGGTTTAATGTAATGCTTAATGCATTTCATGATGTTGATttgatagaaataataataattatatatatatatatatatatatatatatatatatatatatatatatatatatatatatatatatatatatatatatatatatatacatatatattgataAGGTATATTTAATGGtaagttagataaaaaaaaagtaatttaaaaatcatCAGAATACATTCCCTAAAATGAGTAACCTAAATCATAAAACTCAGGTTTCCATGATATAATTGTGATGTGGTGATGAACATAAATGTATGCAGCTAGTTTAAATGTCTTGTGACACACCACAGCCGCTACCCTTGGGATTTCTgcttgctttttaaaataattaaaatggttcCCAGTAAAAAGGAAAGTGCTCTCGAGGCCCGAGGTAAGTCACACAAAGCACACCGACGCAGACTTGTCCTAACTGTTACTCACAGATAAGCAGAAACGCACAAGAGTCGTAGCCTGCATCATGAGGTTGAAGAGGTTAAAGAGCAGGGTATCGATTCTGTCAGTGCACATTTAGTTGGCCTGAAATCAGGGCTGGGTTGCTTGTTTCTTTAAATGGTTTAAGCAAGGGCAAATCTCTTTAGGAAGTACTAACAAGAACTCTCATTTGATACTTCCTCTCACAGACACAACAATGTTTGTTTAATATTGAAACATATTTTCTTTAATTCTCATCTACAGTAATAGTAACATTTGCTGTCTCTGGCTAGGTACACAATATCATTTGAAACAGCTGTCATCACACCACAAAACATTCACATTCCTGTTACTGTTTTCTGTAGGAAAGTGCTCATCAAGACATTAAATCAgaatctaattaaaatgtatccaaatatgtaaatgtcaaAACCTTTAGGGGGTTTTGTTTTAATACTACCACAGAGATATTTCATTAATGGATTTTCTgctaattatatttgtaaatgaCTTACGGCACTGATTAAGTTTTAATCAGTTTTCAGTGTTTACACTTAAGGCAAGGTATAGGGTTTTCATAACAATGCAACTTAATGCAAACTATTTAAACTCTTCACAGATGTGCAGAGCATGGAAAGATCACAGGTGCACCCAATTAATTGATTGCAAATTGATTGGACAAGCAACATTTATAGTGTGTATGCaaagtatatacttttttttttcttggttggcACTCTTATGCAGCTTCTGTCAGACATAAAAGTATCTGTGATATTTATCCAAGGTCAACCCTGTTCCTGAGGATCTATTTTCCTGCCAATTTTATTTCTAATCTAAATCACCACACCTTGTTTGTGTCTGAAACATAGGAACTGTTCCTTTGCAACCATCTAAAAAGTATGTTCTGTATATGTCCTGTATAGTATGAATGTGTATAGTGTGTAATGTATCATCATATACACACTTCAGAATCTCACAGGAAGTAGTAGGTCATCTGGGTACTTTTTTCCTAGTCATTTAGAAGTGCTTTGAATTCAGACATACTTCTTTTTTCCCATACCTTTTTTGTACTTGTAATAGTTCAACTTTAGCACAACCAAATATACTTAAGTTGGACCTCAGCACTACGTCTGCACAATTGGTGCATTTagcacaaaattagttgttccaatttagcagacttcaAGTATACAATTTTAGCATGACAAGAGTACAGTTGCAGAgtgttttttacataaatatgtacatgtacttttagtatactagcacaaaataaaatatacttcaaataaattttagtatatttttgatCATGGTAGTCTTAAACATTTATCATCTAGCCTACATTTTTTCAAAGCTGCTTACAACAAGCTGTTCTCCCAGACATCATGAAACAATCATGACAATTTCTGTGATCGTGGCTCATAATCCATAGTCCTGTACCTTATAGTGAGAGAGTTGGGTGTTGTCAGTCTTGCAACTAAAAATTGTCTACGATAATTTTCTGACAGTGCCACAACTTCAGCATGATTATCACAcatgaaatcatgtttttttaaaacataaactgCTTACCTCAAGCTCTTATCCCTTCCTCTTTTGTCATTTCCACTCTTGTCACCACACATAAAAACTGGCACATGCTGATGCCATTTTATTCTTCTATAGGAACGTGCACCATAGCATCAAGTAGGTGTCATCACCGTACAGTCTACATGCATGTCCCACTCAAGTTTATCAGATCCATGTTGCACAGTGTGATCTGCAGGACTGCTAAAATCGTGGAATTTGTAGAAGGCTTTAGCCACTGCTTTGTTCACTGTTAGCAGAAAGTGCAAACAGAAGGATTCTGCACACTTTCTTTATTAGTCCTACTCTGTTTTTAGTTCATTCACTGATCTACATTATGTTGCAACAAGTGGGATCCCTTTTCAGGGGGGTGAAAGAATGTGAATAACTAAGAAATAATGGACATGAGTCAGCACGGACAGGGGTCACAAGAAAACAATATAATGACTTGCATCCTGTTTCTGTGTGTGACTGCAGTTGCCCATTAGTACTGACCTTTATTCTTAAGCATCTCATAGAGGGGAAAACTTTAAAAGAACCTGCCACACAACCTTTCAAGCTGTCATACAGCAGAAGAATAGGCAAGATGAAGAGGACAGTGGTTCAGAAGGCTGGACTTGATGGTGAATTTGCCCTTAACCTTTCAGACTATCCAGTTGTAGTCAGTTTGATAGAGAACTTTAAAAAGACGGGGAAAGAGCACATTCACAACAgtggtttttttcttttttttttttttgcataatggaATTTTCAGTGACCTTTTCATCTCTTCatttataatgaatgaatatgactaaaaacaaaacactcagtACCATTATTTATTGTTGCATAGTCCAATTTAACTAGTGAACAGATTACAacagcaatatattttttaattatttttgataatCGCATTAAATAAGatagaagtaaataaataagaataagaagACTTGTAACCCAGTGGTTGTATGGAATATTTGTCCCCAGATTTGTCACTACTGGGGAGAGGACAAATATTCCACTTTTTTTCAGAAGTAAACCAATaacttcatttaaattatttcagttgtaatttatgagatttgttgtattttgaatcaaattttCCTTTGCAAGAAGCAAAAAGTGAATCATACTTATTTCAAAGTTAAGGATTCATTAGTTTGAATATACATTGATCCAAAAACATGACATCTTAGAGAAAACATGCATGTTTTGGTAGTGACTGTACATTTTTGCTAGTGACTGTTATGCTTTTGTAGCAATCACATCACATTACAGAATTTTAACTTGCATACTAAAACACTCTAAAACATGcttaaatacaaacaaacaatcaaaaaatcTGCAATATTGTActaaaattttgtttatttcacCCAAATATGAGGATTATGTATTCCCTTTACTCACTACCGAAAAAACTGACATGTTTTGGTCATGAATATTTtggtagttatttatttttttgtagtaattTTATGGGATAGCACAGTTCTGAACAGTggtacacaaataaaaacaaaattttatggAATAACACGGAAAAAAGTGTGCTTAGTTGCAGAATAAAAAGGTGTTcagtagtgatgttcacacttcACACTTTTTAACACATTTACCTCAATATGACGGGCCTATCTTCTCACCATGTATCTATGAGAGAGGGGGACAGAAATATTTCCTGATCATAAATTTACGGTGTAGTTAAAGTCAGTCTCAGCCTTTCAGTCAGCTATTAGCTaggtatttttattcatttgtcaaATGTATCCATGCTGGCTTTCAGATTCATTTATAGTGAAGATAATAGGCCTTTTTGCAGGTTGAACTAAAAAGTAATGAAACTATAACCCCAAACAGGTTAATGTGCTTCATATCAAACCCTATTTCTGAAAACATTTCATATTGTTGAAACTTCggaaattaaaatgtcatatttctcTAAAAAGAACTCTGACAATACAATTCCAGATCAAGTGAAATGAAACTGtcattttattataatcattttattctCTCCTTTTGGTCAGAGATGTCgtttcaaataaaaacaagaatCTTCACTTTCACTGGGCCTCAGAAAGCTGTCAAAATATGCCTGATTTTATAAATTCGAAATTCATAAATAGCATTTAAGGTTCAAGAGTTCAGAACTCCATCTGAGTGCTACACACATTGCTGACTGTAGTATGTGGCTCTTCCTGCAACAAATCTATTGAAACACACTGAACCCTTGTGGCCAAAACAAATGAATGCTTTGGTTTGGTAAGTAGACTTTAGTCAGGGTAGAGCCATATTCCATTTTCGACAGTTAtaaaaatgaggctgtgagggacaGAAGTACGACAGTTGTACTGATTGTTCAGATAACAAAATATCTTTCCAAAAAGTAGTAGACAAAATGATTTTAAGCATAGAAGAAAATTACATGAACTAGTAGGACCTTGTGCAGTGCATACCATTGTTTTCATTTATCCAAAAATCAGTATGGCGGTACCCATAAGGTCTATCCCAATAAGTTTATATCACTCAGTTTCATTAACTACAGTAAgttcatttaatttgtaattttactgtaattgtaTTACTTAATTCCCATGAGTGAAACATTAATCAGTTTGTTTTTGATTCAAAAAATTCATTACTAATACAAAACAACAGTTTTATAACAAgttttatataaaatctaaaaatgtgcACCTGACAATTCACTgttttagtcaaataaataagaaaatgtttaagCGCCAAAACATCTGTGCGATCCACTTTTATTTCACATTatgtacatgtaatttattttaaaggacaACTGTTTCTGTCACTCGTCCAGAAGGGTCTCAGGTTTGTCATATCCAAATAATCTGAAGTCTGCTTCATAAAGATTGTACAGTTCTCTCCTGTCAGCAACTGAAATGTTTCGAAACCAGTCTCGTTCCCAGTTTGCAGCTGTCTTGTTGCGGTACCCTGGAGGAAAGCGAACCTGATTCTCCAGCCCAAGAATCTTCAACAAATGATCTGTATCCTCATCAAGAGTTTCCAGTTTGCCTACAAAGTCATACTCAATTTGGCACGGATGGCAGAGTCTGTACATCTGCTGCCAATGCTCATTAAATGGCTTCTCTTCCTCCGTCTTTGGATCTAACAGGTACTTAATAAAATGAGTAAAGGACAATCTGATACCTGCAGCAAAGGCTTCTTGAGCGGAGTCAGGGGGCTTTGAGATATTAGCATAATGATGAAGCATTACAGAGCCAAACTGTCTGTAAAAATCCTCATTAGGCAGAGCAAACTTGTTCCGGAAAGCAGAAATAAGTCGTACAAAAGGATCCCGCACAAAAAGGAACTTAGTGTAATTCTTTAGCTTGTTATGCATCAAAGGACGAGAGAAACGACCAAACAGCCTCCAGAACTTGTTAAATGTGAGATGCAGAGTAGCATTGTGGGATAACGCTGATGGTATGTCAAGAGGATCCAGATACGGAGCTCCATCAGGTGCCTTCAGGTTCTGGCTGAGCACAATCATGACTCGTTTCCAGTTGGTACAGGCTACCTTTGGTACAAAACAGTAAATAACACCATGATGATCATCTACAATGAGGTGGTCCAGAGCTTTGCTTGGAATCTGGTCAAATGTCTTCAATTTTCCAGGGAAACTGAAGCTGCTATCGGCAGAGCAAAGTTGTCTTATTAAATGCCTACGATGTGCTTGACGCAGTTCGAGGTGTGTTGGAGAAGACTGCATAACGGGCTTTGTTAGGTTGTGTGGGCCTTGATCATGTTTTAGGTAAGTTGTGATGTTTGGTTTGACTGACCCGCTTGACTCTTTCCAGAGAAATGAATCCTCACTTATCCAGTGTCCAGAGGACATCATGTTTGTGGGTAATGCAGGAGATGATGAAGCCACGTGCAGATAAAAAGTCCCATCGCTCACGTCATCCCAGTGAACTATTATGAAGAATATGATAAATAATGTTCCCAACAGAAGGAAAAACTGCAGCTGCTTTAGCATTTTCACTGGGAACTATTGAATGATGTGGAAACTATGGAAACTACCCAGCTGGAATATGTGACAATATCATCTCTGCAATGAGTCAAGTGGAGAATTCtggagaaaaacacaaaaataaagacaTGTGGTTTCATTTCAAAATCTGTTCCCATAAAATATGATCCATCACTCACCTAAATCTTGTCTTCTTGTGCTCTACATTTCAGAATGTTCCACGTGCACACTGTTAAGAGGGCAGGATTGCTTGAAGCTACATATGTAAACTCACAGTAGGATGTGAACACAGGAGAAATGCTCCGCCTTTCAGCCAGAACTAAATCATATGCTGTTATTCCAGAGTTCAGCTCTCTTCCACAAATATTCACAGG from Carassius auratus strain Wakin chromosome 26, ASM336829v1, whole genome shotgun sequence carries:
- the LOC113044781 gene encoding carbohydrate sulfotransferase 12-like — its product is MLKQLQFFLLLGTLFIIFFIIVHWDDVSDGTFYLHVASSSPALPTNMMSSGHWISEDSFLWKESSGSVKPNITTYLKHDQGPHNLTKPVMQSSPTHLELRQAHRRHLIRQLCSADSSFSFPGKLKTFDQIPSKALDHLIVDDHHGVIYCFVPKVACTNWKRVMIVLSQNLKAPDGAPYLDPLDIPSALSHNATLHLTFNKFWRLFGRFSRPLMHNKLKNYTKFLFVRDPFVRLISAFRNKFALPNEDFYRQFGSVMLHHYANISKPPDSAQEAFAAGIRLSFTHFIKYLLDPKTEEEKPFNEHWQQMYRLCHPCQIEYDFVGKLETLDEDTDHLLKILGLENQVRFPPGYRNKTAANWERDWFRNISVADRRELYNLYEADFRLFGYDKPETLLDE